The window ACGCCGGCGCCCTCGTCATCGCCTCCGACCAGGAGTCGGCCCGCGCCTACGCCAAGCTCATCCGCGACATCACCGGCAGCAAGGCCACCCTCGTCCTCTCCGACGACACGGGCGCGTCCAACCGGATCGACGAGTTCAGCCACAGCGACGACCGCTGGATGGTCGCCGTCCGGATGGTGTCCGAGGGCGTCGACGTGCCCCGCCTCGCCGTCGGTGTGTACGCGACCACCATCTCGACCCCCCTCTTCTTCGCGCAGGCCGTCGGCCGTTTCGTACGGTCCAGGCGGCGCGGCGAGACCGCCTCCGTCTTCCTGCCGACCGTCCCCGACCTCCTCACCTTCGCCAACGAGATGGAGGTCGAGCGCGACCACGCCCTCGACAAGCCCAAGAAGGAGGGCGAGGAGGACCCGTACGCCGAATCCGAGAAGGAGATGGAGGAGGCGAACCGGGAGGAGGACGAGGACACCGGGGAGCAGGAGCAGTTCTCCTTCGAGGCGCTGGAGTCCGAGGCCGTCTTCGACCGGGTCCTCTACGACGGCGCCGAGTTCGGCATGCAGGCCCACCCGGGGAGCGCGGAGGAGCAGGACTACCTGGGAATTCCGGGGCTGCTGGAGCCCGACCAGGTCCAGCTCCTCCTCCAGAAGCGCCAGGCCCGGCAGATCGCGCACAGCCGCAAGAAGCCGGACGACGAGGCGGACCTGCTCGAACTGCCCGCCGAGCGTCGTCCCGTGGTCTCCCACAAGGAGATGCTGGAGCTCAGGAAGCAGCTCAACACGATGGTCGGCGCGTACGTCCACCAGAGCGGCAAACCGCACGGCGTGATCCACACCGAACTGCGCCGCGTGTGCGGCGGTCCGCCGAGCGCGGAGGCGACGGCCGGACAGCTGCGCCAGCGGATCGCCAAGGTGCAGGAGTGGGCCACCCGCATGCGGTGACCCGGTGACCGCGTGACCGACCACGGTCGCACTCGCAGACGTCCGCGTCTGCCGGCCGTACGCCGAAACGGGCGCCGGTGCCGTCAGGGCACCGGCGCCCGTTCGCATGCGCGCTCGTGCGGGGGTGGTGCACGCCCGTGGCCCGCGCCGCTCACATCCGGCCAAAACTGGATCAAACCCGGGGTAACCGGGAACGGTCCGTACCTGCACCTGACCGGATTCTGGACGGAGACTTCCGCTGAGCGAACCGGCTCGCTACTGTCCCGCTACGCACACGCCCCGTGGCAGCGCCGCCGCGGAGCGCAGCCGGTGCCCGCCCGGGAGTGCCCGGGACGCTGCCGACCGGCGGCCTCTGACGCGCGTCGCCGATGGGACCGGTGACGCATCCGCCGCACAAGGGGCCGTCGACCCTCACCACTAAGGAGTGGGCGTCGTGACCGCGGAAACCTCCCAGACGCTCGACCGGGGACTGCGTGTCCTCAAGCTGCTCGCCGACACCGACCACGGTCTGACCGTCACCGAGCTGTCCAACAAACTCGGAGTCAACCGGACCGTCGTGTACCGGTTGCTCGCCACCCTGGAGCAGCACGCCCTCGTGCGCCGCGACCTCGGCGGCCGTGCCCGCGTCGGGCTCGGCGTGCTGCGGCTCGGCCGCCAGGTGCATCCGCTCGTCCGCGAGGCCGCGCTGCCCGCCCTGCGGTCGCTGGCCGAGGACATAGGCGCGACCGCCCACCTCACGCTGGTCGACGGCACGGAGGCGCTCGCCGTCGCCGTGGTCGAGCCGACGTGGACCGACTACCACGTGGCCTACCGCGCCGGGTTCCGGCATCCGCTGGAGCGGGGCGCGGCCGGAAAGGCGATCCTCGCCGCGCGGACCGCGACCGCGGACGAGCCCGGCTACACCCTCACGCACGGCGAGCTTGAGGCCGGCGCGAGCGGGGCGGCGGCGGCACTGATCGGCGTCACGGGCGTGGAGGGCAGCGTGGGCGTGGTCATGCTCGCGGACGCCGTACCGGAACGGGTGGGCCCGCGTGTCGTGGACGCGGCCCGGGAGGTGGCCGACGCCCTGCGGTGACCCCGCGGCCGGGCCCTGCCGGGCGTTGCTCGGCTGGGGCCGGTACGGAGTCCGCGGACCCGTCGTGGCCGACCGCGCAGTTCCCCGCACCCCTGCAGGGCACACGCCTCTGCGGCGCCCACGCCCCTGAGGGGCACGCACCCTTCCGAAGCCGAAGCCGAAGCCGAAGCCGAAGCCGAAGCCGAAGCCGAAGCCGAAGCCGAAGCCGAAGGGGGAGACGGGGCGCGGAGGCGGGGCGTGGGGCGGTGCCCGGCGGGCGCGGGCGGATATCACCGGCGCGTTAGATTGATCCCGTGCCTCCTCGCCTCTCGCGTCTCTCCCGCCCCCGGGCTGTCGCCGTCTGCGCGCTGCCCGTCGTGGCGCTGCTCGCCACGGCCGCGTTCGCGCCGTTGCCGTTCGCGCTGGCCCAGCCCGGCATGACGGCGAACGTCCTGGGCGAGAACCGCGGCGACCCGGTGATCACGATCTCCGGCGCGGACACCCGCAGGACGAGCGGGCAGCTGCGGATGACGACCATCGAGGCGACGGGCCCGGACGCGGACGTGAGCCTGGGTGACGTGCTCGGCGGCTGGTTCCGTACGGACCGTGCCGTGATGCCGCGCGACGCGGTCTACCCGAACGGGGACAGCGTCAAGGAGATCGAGAAGTACAACTCCGAGGAGATGAGGAAGTCCCAGGACACCGCCACCGAGGCGGCCCTGGACCACCTCGGCGAGCAGGGGGACGGCATCGAGGTCACCCTGAAGCTCGCCGATGTGGGAGGCCCGAGCGCCGGGCTCCTCTTCTCCCTCGGCATCGTCGACAAACTGGACGGCGACGGCAGCGGCGGCGACCTCACGGGCGGCCGGGTCGTCGCGGGTACGGGAACGATCGACGCCGACGGGAAGGTCGGCGCGGTCGGGGGAGTGGCCCTCAAGACACAGGCCGCCCGGCGCGACGGTGCGACGGTCTTCCTGGTCCCGAAGGCGGAGTGCTCGGACGCGGAGTCGGAGCTGCCGAAGGGACTCCGACTCATTCCGGTGACGACGCTGAAGAGCGCGGTCAGTGCTCTGGTGGCACTGGAGAAGGGGCAGGGCTCCGTCCCCACCTGTTAGGGGACGAGAGC of the Streptomyces aurantiacus genome contains:
- a CDS encoding DEAD/DEAH box helicase, with protein sequence MTTTAASASSSHHLSPAFPGRAPWGTASKLRAWQQGAMERYLQEQPRDFLAVATPGAGKTTFALTLASWLLHHHVVQQVTVVAPTEHLKKQWAEAAARIGIKLDPEYSAGPLSKEYQGVAVTYAGVGVRPMLHRNRCEQRKTLVILDEIHHAGDSKSWGEACLEAFEPATRRLALTGTPFRSDTNPIPFVAYEEGNDGIRRSAADYTYGYGSALGDGVVRPVIFLSYSGNMRWRTKAGDEIAARLGEPMTKDAVSQAWRTALDPRGEWMPSVLRAADQRLTEVRKGIPDAGALVIASDQESARAYAKLIRDITGSKATLVLSDDTGASNRIDEFSHSDDRWMVAVRMVSEGVDVPRLAVGVYATTISTPLFFAQAVGRFVRSRRRGETASVFLPTVPDLLTFANEMEVERDHALDKPKKEGEEDPYAESEKEMEEANREEDEDTGEQEQFSFEALESEAVFDRVLYDGAEFGMQAHPGSAEEQDYLGIPGLLEPDQVQLLLQKRQARQIAHSRKKPDDEADLLELPAERRPVVSHKEMLELRKQLNTMVGAYVHQSGKPHGVIHTELRRVCGGPPSAEATAGQLRQRIAKVQEWATRMR
- a CDS encoding S16 family serine protease gives rise to the protein MPPRLSRLSRPRAVAVCALPVVALLATAAFAPLPFALAQPGMTANVLGENRGDPVITISGADTRRTSGQLRMTTIEATGPDADVSLGDVLGGWFRTDRAVMPRDAVYPNGDSVKEIEKYNSEEMRKSQDTATEAALDHLGEQGDGIEVTLKLADVGGPSAGLLFSLGIVDKLDGDGSGGDLTGGRVVAGTGTIDADGKVGAVGGVALKTQAARRDGATVFLVPKAECSDAESELPKGLRLIPVTTLKSAVSALVALEKGQGSVPTC
- a CDS encoding IclR family transcriptional regulator — translated: MTAETSQTLDRGLRVLKLLADTDHGLTVTELSNKLGVNRTVVYRLLATLEQHALVRRDLGGRARVGLGVLRLGRQVHPLVREAALPALRSLAEDIGATAHLTLVDGTEALAVAVVEPTWTDYHVAYRAGFRHPLERGAAGKAILAARTATADEPGYTLTHGELEAGASGAAAALIGVTGVEGSVGVVMLADAVPERVGPRVVDAAREVADALR